TCTAGATCATGAGTAGAAATGATAAAATATCTTTTCTGAGCTGCTAATTCTTTAATAGTCTTTATTAAGATATCTTTCGTTTCTGGGTCTATACCATTTGTTGGTTCATCTAACAGTATAAATTTTGCACCAATCAAAACAGAATTAGCTAAAGCCACCCGTTTTGTTTGTCCTTGTGATAGATCAACAACTTTACTATTTACTTTATTTTTTAATTTGAATTGATTTAAAATGGCTTCAATATCCATATTTTTCTTAGAAATACCTGAAAAGAATTCAAAATTTTGTTTTACAGTTAGTTGTTGATAACATCCATAATATTCAGGTAAATAAAAAATATCTTCTGCATTATTTACAATTCTATGATCAAATTGAAATTTGCCTGTAGATCTTTGTAATTCACCACTTATTAATTTTAATAAAGTAGTTTTTCCTGCCCCATTATGCCCTAATATAACATTGACTCCAACAGCAGCAAAACTCATATTGAAATTTTTATACACACACTCGTTCGAGTTATATGAAAAGTTTAAATTACTAATTTTTAACATATGTTTGCTCCTT
This sequence is a window from Enterococcus sp. 7F3_DIV0205. Protein-coding genes within it:
- a CDS encoding ATP-binding cassette domain-containing protein codes for the protein MLKISNLNFSYNSNECVYKNFNMSFAAVGVNVILGHNGAGKTTLLKLISGELQRSTGKFQFDHRIVNNAEDIFYLPEYYGCYQQLTVKQNFEFFSGISKKNMDIEAILNQFKLKNKVNSKVVDLSQGQTKRVALANSVLIGAKFILLDEPTNGIDPETKDILIKTIKELAAQKRYFIISTHDLEFASEIADFIHILNNGSIVWDNKLNGTDSKDLKSIYLQYTDEENKND